The DNA region CCACCGGTCCACTCCTGCCCACGCCCCCGGCCCTGTCACCAGCATGCTGCAGAACCTCCACTACCCATCTGGTGGCATTACTAAAAGTTCCCCGGTCGAACCATCACAGGATGAGAGCAGCGGTAAGGTTGCTATCAGGCCGTGCCAACCCAAGCCTGTAGCCCAACAGCCCCATCCACAGCCAGCTAGTAGCAGCATCACTGTCCTCTCTCCAGCCATCTTCAGCAAAGCTGTCCAGATCATCCCCTCCCCACCCAAGGGCAAGCTGCCCATCCTGCCCTACTCCAAGATGAAAAGCACCCTCATACCCACCGCCAAACTCAACCTCAATGCCATGTCCCCCAAGAAGGCTTTCCCTAgccagcctgacctctccccttaTCCCTCTGATCCCCAGTCCAAGACCCTGGAGACTGCTGAGGCCCTATGTCAGAACCACATGCCAAACTCCCTGRTGCAGAGTCAGCCTCAGGCCAAGACCACAGGCACCCTGTCGCTGCTGGGAACGCTACAGATCCAGAAACTGTCAGgcaagaagagggggaggaagaggaagacaatgGAGGacattctggcctttgaggcaaGGAAAAAGAGGTCCTTGTCGTTCTTTCGGAGGAGGGTGCCAGAGAAGCCTTCTCTCTCAGCCGTCATCTCCTCCCCGCTGTCTAAACAGCAGAGGGAGGTGGACATCTCTAAGAAGTACCGCAGCATCAGACCCAAGCCTCACCACATGCTGCTGATGGAGACTGTACCCCAGCTGGTCAGCCtgccctccctcacctcctctgaCAGCCTGGATTCAGAGCTCCTCGTGGGGCATCAGTTCTCTGCCGAGGTCCTGGAGCCCGGTCCTGCCCAGCCCCAGCCAGCCTCTACCCCGCTATACCTGAAAGGGGGCCCTTCTCAGAGGGTCTACCTGGGCAGTAGCCAGCCCCTCCACCGCTGCCCTACCTGCAGCCGCTGCTTCCAGTTCAAACACCACCTCCAGAGCCATATGAACAGCCACACCAACAGCAGGCCTTACTTGTGTCCTGTGTGTCGTAAGGCCTATGCTCACTCTGGCTCCCTCAGCACCCACATGAAGCTGCATCACTCTGACGGGAGACCGCGGCGGACGCTTCGCTGTGACTTCTGTGAGAAGGCGTTTGGCTACGTGGGTGTGTACTTCGGCCATTTGCGGGAGGTGCATAAGGTCATCCTGACCGTggagccgtccgtcagccagcatgaagACGAAGTGCCTGTGGAGGGGTGGGTACCTAAATATTCAGCATTATTAACAGTACCTACATACTGTTAGGAATTGAAAACCAGTCAACGTGTGGAGAAATGCTAGATGCAGAAAATAAGTTGAACAACGTAATAGAACTTTAACAGATGTAGACAGATGTAGACAGACATGTTCCTCTAAGAGGTTCGCAGAAAATCTCACCCCCTCCAGCGGGGAGAGCAAACCTAAATACTCCTTATCTGTTGGTTGTCTCATCCTTCCCTGTCCTGAGTCAAAACATTCAATCAAGGCTGGGACCTAGAGGTTGAATAGActatacatttgaaatgtcttaattGCTTATGGACACCCATggccgattttttttattttgtgtctCAAGGGCCCAGATCTCAGTTACTAAGACCTGCTTTATGGTGACCATCTGGCCTTAGAGAGGGTACTTGGAGGCCAAATTCCGATAGGGAATAATCAGCAGAATATCTTAACAATACTGGTATATTTATCTCATCAATAGGACTCTTGAGTCTTGACGTTTATTCACTGTGACCATTGAATGTCTRAGAACAGTGGCTCCCAAACTTTGTATAGTCCCGTacctcttcaaacattcaacctccagctgcataccccctctagcaccagggtcagctgtgtaccccctctattaccagggtcagcgcacactcaaatgtttgtttttttccatcattgtaagcctgccacacacacactatacgatacatttattacatttataacAAGAATGATTGAGTTTTTGTCataacccggctcgtgggaagtgacaaagagctcttataagaccagggcacaaataataatattataataatcaata from Salvelinus sp. IW2-2015 linkage group LG14, ASM291031v2, whole genome shotgun sequence includes:
- the LOC111973108 gene encoding zinc finger protein 438, translated to MPGQMMKSLQFRSIAPKAPAAVVPSPAAILSCQHPSALPEAASTAVSPKSILVPAQNYALMQVAGQXGTFSLVALPPSVSPHSPQQQQQQQQPIQKNLKLPIPRYQPMRTKNTPEKVKSATPTGGSARGVRTPVKVALTTRDHRSIAAVKKKLSLAEPKEEPSEQVILIDSSASSELSALTALLPDNAMLYTGSPLERISVVDTTPDHRSTPAHAPGPVTSMLQNLHYPSGGITKSSPVEPSQDESSGKVAIRPCQPKPVAQQPHPQPASSSITVLSPAIFSKAVQIIPSPPKGKLPILPYSKMKSTLIPTAKLNLNAMSPKKAFPSQPDLSPYPSDPQSKTLETAEALCQNHMPNSLXQSQPQAKTTGTLSLLGTLQIQKLSGKKRGRKRKTMEDILAFEARKKRSLSFFRRRVPEKPSLSAVISSPLSKQQREVDISKKYRSIRPKPHHMLLMETVPQLVSLPSLTSSDSLDSELLVGHQFSAEVLEPGPAQPQPASTPLYLKGGPSQRVYLGSSQPLHRCPTCSRCFQFKHHLQSHMNSHTNSRPYLCPVCRKAYAHSGSLSTHMKLHHSDGRPRRTLRCDFCEKAFGYVGVYFGHLREVHKVILTVEPSVSQHEDEVPVEGAMSPDLGDEQGQEEREDPVELQIKCSRCQAITPTFADMKLHLLYVHGEEVQVCLRDGAGGVGRSLHGGREAEDELVKHAAHYWRQLNEKRNLVRCGSCDEEFFSFSKLKRHILSHHQGGPEDDGEGEPTGPSARGGRGVLRQGLVFNCVLCSQVLDSKEEVMEHWRGHHHCEETQVLWEALGSYSGEREMDLPDHSTC